The Setaria viridis chromosome 9, Setaria_viridis_v4.0, whole genome shotgun sequence sequence AAAACATTTCGGCTGAGCTACGTGATTCCGTATCACTAGTTTCGCTTCTTTCGTGCTTGCTTGCCTTGGTtgaccagctcctcctccttcaagtTTAATACTACTACTGTTTCGATGAGATCTTATCTGTTCTCGGGGCATGTGAATGGCAGTTCTTCCTCGTTTCTTTTAGCGTGCGGGCTTTCAACGACTGTAAAACTTCTACCTCATCTTCGGGGAAGCTGCACATGCTTTCTTTTCCTCAACAGTGTTCTTGCATCGACCTACAATATGCACTGCTCAGCCTCGTTAGGCGTGTGAATGTGTGATCTGTGCGAGATGACCGTGCTACGCTCTGCAATGACGGTGTCGTATAGAATGTCTCTGTAATTTGGTCTCTAGGATTTGCCATTGTGGATTTTGGGGTAACTTGTGTTAAAATGGTACTTGTAAAAAGCAGAGGAAGCACAGAAAGTCTGCTATAGCTAGAGGAAGATGGTACCTTATGATTGATTACAAACGTGGATCTTTGGTGGAATGTTGCATGGCTGCTAGAGTTTGATGCCAAACCTGCTTGCTCTGTATTTTCACAGAAATCATCTGAATAATCGTGTCTGGGTTCATCTTACCTAATGCAGTTCGTCTTTAGTTACATCCTGAAACACCTTGAGTATGTGTTACGTGGCTGCTCCCACACTATTGCTAGTTTTGTGATTCCATTTTAATGGACTTTAACACTGAATCACTGATGACTAGTTATACTAGCATAAACTCTGTTTGTCCCTCCTAGTTTTTCTTCTTTCGTGTATTTAACATGCAGGTTTCTGTCCCACCCTTCCCCTAATTGCACAACTCAGTGTACTGTACAATACAGCAGTAAAAGCAGCtggaacatgtttttttttaacgaaataGGACCGGTGGGACCCCTACTGATTAATGTATGTTAATAAGAACAAAAATTACAAGAGAAAAAGTAGAAAGATTACAAAGCCTCTAGCCAGCCAGTTATTGCAGGAAAGGAACTAGCTTTCGCTCTATGGATAACCAGGGCGAATTCATGGAGTGTGAACTTAGCTCTACACCTTTGAACTGTGGGTCAACATTATTGAAGATCCAATCACTCGTTTGAACAGTTGGAGCATGTTCTTAGTGTCATAACATCACTTGCTGTGGAAATAACATCGCTGGTTCCTTCTAATTTCAAAGCTCCTTTTTAAACAAAGTAATTTCAAAGATCTAATCTTTGCATTTGGATACAGTTTGCAGAAAGTGTATATACCAAAATTTCAATGATGAGGAAGTAGAATGCTGCCCAGTATGTAAAATTGATCTTGGCTGCACTCCTACTGAGAAGCTTAGGTATACATGTACTCATGATTCTGTACATTTTATCCCTTTTACTTATTCCTGTAGATCTTAGGGTCAAAATAACTGTATGACAGCACTCAATTTTTTTACTTGCAATGATTAAATTTGCTGGAACCGTAATCATAGTGTGACTTTACTTATGTTTGCATATACATATCCTGGAAGAAATGCAAAAAAGATTCAAATCATTAATCTCATTTATTATCTGACTTCTGCATTCCATATGATACTGATACAGTTTAGATTTTCCCATCCCAAAAATATGGACTTGAATTTGTTTTAGTTCTTCATGTGACCTGTCATCTTATTCAAATTCCGTATTAAATGCATATATGTTGTTGTGATATGTCTAGTTAGTACTTAGTAATATAGTTCATTTCATTATATGGATGTAGTTTGACTTAGACCCCTATTTGGCTTGTATGATTTGAAACAGAAACCCATGCTGCAAATAATACTCTAATATGAAAAAtgctttattttctttattttctgtaGTGTCTATTATAGTGTGTTGGTGCCAAAATTTTGCTCTCATTTACCACATAGAGTTGTTGATGTTTCCAGATTTCTTGTCACTATTGCAGCTGATGCAAAGTTCACTAGGATATTGTGAAACTATATGTTACATTTGGCATACAAATGCCCAGGACTAGTTTAATTACTATGTGATAGTACATCCCTTCTTTAGTTGAAAAACAAACAATTTTGTGATTCTGTAGGTATCATATTGCACCACTATATATGCCTTTCTTATACTTTAACTTTTTGGGTTTTATAATCTTCAGAGCTGATCACAGTTTACAAGATGTAAGATCAAAACTTTTTCCATTCAAAAGAAAGAAGATTAAGGCAGAAGAAGTTCCATCTCCTATTTCGCTCCCCactaaaaggaaagaaaggtcTATCTCTTCACTAGTTGTCAATACACCTAAAGTAAAACCAACAGGCTTGACTGGACGGCGAACAAGAGCAGTTGCCAGgaaagctgcagctgctgctgctttgcGTGGCCTTGGTCCAATTGTAGATCCTGTGAAAAAGGAAATTGATAGTTGCGACAGTCATTCTCAGAGTTCAAGTCTGCCTGCTAATTCAAGCAAAGCACCGCAAACAAGAAGACAGGTAAATTACACGCTCCTTATTATCCATATCAGCTGCATCTGATGCTAGTAGCTAGTTACAACAGACCTAGCTGTGAAGTCATGATTTTGCATCTTAAACTTCCAAAAGGTGCAATAGCTAGAGGAATGCACATACTAGAAGTAACTTGATCCTATTGTCTGCAGATACTATCAAATGCGGAGGCATCTAACCACTCCTCCAATAAAGATACTGAGGGTGATAGTAAGGAGTTGGCAGATAAGGCTGAGCTTTGGCAGCCTTTGAATTGTTTAGTAGAAGCTGCGAACAGGACAAAGTCATTTAGGTCAAGTTCACAGAATCCAATTGTTAAGGGAGAGCAACTTAATGGCTCTCCGAGCAGCACATATGCTAGCAAAACAAAGGCAAGGGAGAATCTGCAGAGGTCCAAAATTGAGGATGATAAGAAGGATGTTCCCATGCCAACGATACTGCCAAAAAGGAGAGGTCAAGGTACTGCTCGGAGGAGGAGAGAACTTCAAGCTCCAGCAGCTGCAAAGCCTGATGCTGCAGCTGCACAGAATGAAAAGAAGTTCAGTTCCATATGGTTTTCATTGGTTGCCTCGTTTGACCAGTAAGCATTGCCAATTCGTCACAGAATCCTTTTATCTTAATGTCCAGCAAAGTAAATAGCAACACAGTTCTTTCTGATCTTCTCGTGCTCTAATTAATTTTCAGGCAAGGAGATCCACCTTTACCACAGATACCTTCCCATTATTTGCGAATAAAGTGAGCTCACTTTACTAAGCTTTTGCTTAAGATGCATAAACAGCTTAATTCCCTAATTTTTCTATACTTAACCTTCAGCCAagtttttgtttatttattagAGTTGACTGTTAGTGGATAAATTCGTGAGAAACAATCACAAAACTCTACAGAAAATTTGGGAACTTTTGTTAGAAGGATAAATAAGAAGATGGGTACTTCCATAGATTGTATGACGAATAAATTTGCATTCATTACCTTCATAGGGACCCTATAGGGAAATTGGGttacaaaaaaagaaagaaaagaaactctCACAGTAAAATGTGCTACCAGCAGCACATTAACAGAAATTGAAGAACATTTTATTCACAAACTTCTATCGATAAGCCTATGGGGCTATATGTAAATGCTGTTTCTAAGGTGGGCTTGAATTTTCAGACTATTCATGTATAGAGGCGGCATGTGCTGATAGTGGAATTAAATTGCTAcattattttaagttatttgtAAATGGGAATGGTATGCCTTCAGTAGTACAATAACATAATCAAATTCAGTTCTGTAGTATAACGTGTTTATGCTATTAATAACATGGTATTTGTGTTATTTTGTGAATTGATGTACTGTATCTTGTTAAATCTGATATGCTAATTGTATTACCACAGAGATGGAAATGTACCCGCTTCATCTATCCAAAAGTACCTTATGCAGAAGCTCAGTCTTCCAAGTGAGTCTGAGGTGAGATGAGTCCTGAGTGTCTTGTACTCTTGTGCACTGCTGGCCAATTGCTTGTGTATACTTGATTCTTCTCCTGTTAAAATCTAAGAAATACTTATGCTTGACTGAGATTTGAGTCACCA is a genomic window containing:
- the LOC117839827 gene encoding E3 ubiquitin protein ligase DRIP2, coding for MQPGPTSPGRAPSPAPAPPPEPEVAAPEAHADDAEVKEEPVAAAAAEEGEEEKERRGAGRGRKRRRRGGPGPSSSSPSPAAAPAPAPAGPRGGLVMVKRDLLARCMTCPLCRRLLRDATTISECLHTFCRKCIYQNFNDEEVECCPVCKIDLGCTPTEKLRADHSLQDVRSKLFPFKRKKIKAEEVPSPISLPTKRKERSISSLVVNTPKVKPTGLTGRRTRAVARKAAAAAALRGLGPIVDPVKKEIDSCDSHSQSSSLPANSSKAPQTRRQILSNAEASNHSSNKDTEGDSKELADKAELWQPLNCLVEAANRTKSFRSSSQNPIVKGEQLNGSPSSTYASKTKARENLQRSKIEDDKKDVPMPTILPKRRGQGTARRRRELQAPAAAKPDAAAAQNEKKFSSIWFSLVASFDQQGDPPLPQIPSHYLRIKDGNVPASSIQKYLMQKLSLPSESEVEIKCCEQPVNPMQPLRNLVELWLKGKATQATQTMTGSSAKEFVMVLTYGRPKAPGL